Within Quercus lobata isolate SW786 chromosome 5, ValleyOak3.0 Primary Assembly, whole genome shotgun sequence, the genomic segment gattatttttcaaaatggatGAATTTGGGAAGCCTTCAagctctttttcctttttcccatATTTTCTTTGGCTGAGGTTCCTCGAACTCCTCACATTGAATTTCGAACTTCAAAACCTATTGGGAGATCATAAGTCCATTCATCTTTTCCTCTTCTCCAAGGAACTCAATTCTTATGAACTTTTCCAGGATTCCCTCCTTTTTCTTGATACGCTTTTCCTGAGGACTGCTTTCAAGATCCCATCTCTTGGGTCATCTACTCCTTATACAAGGCTTTTTCATCActtatttgctttcttttggCATTAGGCCTCCCTTTTCACTCCATCCTCTACTTCTCTTCTTAAGTTCTCCTTCTTTTTGCAAGAACACCAATTGGGCTGTGGATCCTTTGATTCCTTCAAGGCCTATAGTTCAATTCCTCGGAACTGGGCTTTCTTCATTGAGAATTTTTTGAACCTCAACAGTGTTCTAATTTGATTTCTCTAAACCTTTTTAAGACATTTTATTTCTTGAGTTGTACTTGTCTTAGTTTGTTGCGTTCTTTAATCTCCTTTGTTATTTTAATCCTAATTTGTGTTATAGGCATTGAGGGGTTGGTTAAAAGCTTCAAAGCATTGATCTATTAGCAAGGTGACTCTTCTTTTTGTGGTTTCTCACTTTGCTTGATAAGATCAACATGCTTTTTGTTTGATAGGAGTTTAAGTGCTAATTAATTTAGCTTCCATCCCATATttgatattattaataaatctCATATATAATATCTAATGCATAAATCATtatcaagagtcttgtaattcaACGGTATTGTCTAAGATTCAGATCCTCATTCCCTAGCTTATTGTAacaattgaaatatataaaaattataaaccatAGATCCACTAGCGGCTTAGCTTAGTAAAGCAATTTAAAATAGGTTTCCAGTGGCGGTGAAGTTTAGCCCAAGCAAAATCATGTCACATGTTGGTAGTTTACAAAAGCAAGTCACACCTCAAtgatgtgtttggttgggtggattTTGGAAATGATGGAAAAAGTTGAGGGGAAAATAGGAGAGAGGGTTGTCTGGTTAGGGGGGGAGAAAGTGGTGGGGCTCCGCTATTTTCTCTCTAGGTCCACCAAAAAATGATCTCCCTAGATCAGGGAGAAAACATAGGAGATAAAATGTGAATGGTTGTTGGTGGTTTTTTGGAAGAAATTGTCCTTCGTTCTTCCCAgcaacttcaatttttttttttttttttcacttttttgtctttttcttctttgcctTTTGTTGtctgtttcttctttcttttgtttgtttcttctattttcattcgtggttttttttttttttttcaatttttttgaatccttgcttgtgttcaaaatttttttttttttaaaaacgtattactttttgttttaacaAATGAGGATACAATTGTAAATTCATACCAACTTTATTTTCcatcttctcatttttcttcacaaacaaacaaatgagttttccatctctccacttttttatcattccaaccaaacacatatgagagaaaactaaatcttttTTATCCCTTaactattttctatcctcctattTTTCCACTCCAACTAAATTATGAAGCTGGCTTACTATAGTGGTATTCTCCTTGGATAGTACTTAAAGAAAGAATGATATGATGCAGCCTAGTTCCTTCAGGAAACTAATTTGTTCATACTTCATAGCCACATGAATTATTGGAATTGTTCATGCAATTGAGAAAGTGAGTGAGAAGTAAAAACAAAGATTAACGTAGTTCAATTTGATTCCTATGCCCACTACAGAAAATCTTAATcttaatatataaaatcattGTGTTACGACTTACAAGAGAGTAACCTTAATCCAACTAAAGACTTTCCTAgaatataatataagaaatgATGTGTAGTTTAATTGTATTGTATAAGAACTACAATAGTAATAGTTGCATAAGTACACTAAGAGGTTGTAACTCAActgtttaacatttttttatatttccaatgGAGATATTTAGGAGCCAAATTCTACTTCCCTCAActttgaattataaaataaaattaaaaaaaaaaaggtcctatAAGTACATTGAATCTAGACTAAAATCCCTAACATAAAATGATATGATGATCaagtctttctttttaaatccaTTGCCccccaaaaaagtaaaaaaagtcTTTGCCTTTAAACTAGATTCTCataggtttctcaaaaaaaaaaaaggtctttgCCTTTAAactagattctcaaaaaaaaaaaaaaaaaaaaaaaaaaaaaaaacctagattctcatagttatttatatatttgagcaattttcttttgagattaatatttagaaatacatatatacaatacaataatatattgttaaaactACAActtgaaaacttaaaatttagTATGTCCATGACATTCAAGATTTAAGTTTCAcatcttctttttaattattgaaaaaaaagaagaagaagcattttctctctttgatgCAATAGAATAAGCCTGTCCATTTGTATTCCCAGCCCAATTACTATTAGCCTTATTCTGTGGGTTAAACTTTGAGGCTTTGAGCCTATGACGGTACCTATTAATTCGACGCTACTTTTGATGAATACATCTTTCTCTTTCCAGCCCAATTACGATCAGCCTTACTCTCTGGATAAAACTTTGAGCCTACTATATCTTTTCTTAATAAAGAGACTTTTCATTAAAACATTGAGCCTACTGTATCGAATCTACCAATTTGTTGCTCCATATATATAGCCGAAAAAAGAACATGCACAGATGCACTTATCTCATCACTCCTTTGTAAAATGCAGTTGTGTGTATTATTTAGAGTGTGTATATTAGACACtactcattttattttatatgaaattatttagtttttcatTTCACATTTTCCTCTCATCTCATATAAGAGTAAACAACTATAAATTCAACATATTAATGCACGAAGAAGACATAATTGATAATGCATTTAGAGTCCataataatttctctttattatatatatatatatatatatattttttttttttttctttttttatatatgagtCTCTCTATTCTATTTCTATCCCTTACCAGCTAAAAGGTGGTCTCACACATTGAATTACCCTCCGTAAGgtttcttactaaaaaaaacttcaaatagtTACTATAGATATCATCAAATTTTTAAGagggtggttacttgtcttatTGTTCATGATCTTCTACACTGTTGAAGAATCCCTTTGTCACTTTCATGGAAATGGAATGGGGTAAGTAATCTAGCCACGATCTATATTAAATTGGTCAAACCAACCCCcatgtctttaaatacttccCAATAAAAATGCTGTATTCTCTTGCAACGTAATCGCAGCCATCTTCCTTATTAAATTTGGTCAAGCTGACCTACCTAATGGTTCCATAAaagccaaaataattttaatacgACAAGTCCATTATGAGAGAGATAGCCATTACAGTAAGTTTGTAACCTCTTTTTGCccagagagaaacaaaaaaactgAGGTccaatgaaagaaaagaaagtaataGAAGGCTTCGCCATTTTGCACCAGAAGTTTTGTTTTCCCTAATAAATTGTGAGATTCTAGCCTCATACGTACATTTAATTTTGCGTTTCAGTAATAATAATGTACATGTGGATGTGTCATCGTGACAATTGAGTGGAATCACAATTGTTGTAAACGTGATAGACAATGGATGCATCTAGCACTGTCCAACTTATAATAAGTGGAGTCTCTTCCATTCCATGACAACATCACTTCAACCCTTGTGGGAAGTGTTGCACTTACAGAAATAGGTGGTCCCTTTTGACACCTTTTTAACCTCAGCATTTGCTATcagatattatatataaaatcagAATTGGATTCACCtctcattttcacttttttattttcatgttttagtGTAGCTTAAGCTCCTGCCAATAGGTATCATATAATGTGGACATTGGTCTCTCTGACTTGTGTGTAAAAAGCTACGATACACTTGGCAATTAACATTGGAACTATCATTtctggaaaatatatatatgcaggGTTTGgaatatttttggtaaaagatAAGTTTGGAATTTTGGATTTATAAAGTTGATTAGTATGTttaccgattttttttttttttgctgaatagtaTGTTTACCGATTTATATGGACAGTTGTGCTgcttaataataaaagaaatttggTCCAATAGGGTTGTGAACTTGTTGTGATTTGACTCTAGTAATGAATAAATCCTTGGGATAAGATCCATTGTGTGTAAGGCCATAGTGCGTTTAGACtaggaatttctttttttccccttttaacTTGTTAAAAACCTCATAATTTTTTaccaaataaattataaaaaaaaaaaaccctaatctatATTAGACACGCATATATAGGATGGGACATGAAAGACATAAGATGTTGAAAaatgagggggaaaaaaagaaaaaagaaaagtaaaagatgTACTTGGGATATGGGTATTATAAGTTGGGGCATCAGAAATGTGAAAGGAACTGTGTTTCTCAGAATTGCCAAGGCAACGAATCCTATCTCTACCATATTTGGTTGCAAAGTTAACTCTTGAAGCATGACGGCCGCTTTAGTGTATGGACATGAAATACTGATAAGAACAGGTACCTATATGATATGGGCCAAATTCTTCTAATCATTTcagttatctctctctctcgctctttTCCTCAGTGTTACAACTTGCAAGCTTGATTGCGTTATATAGTATACTGTCATTGTTTCAGTCCTCTAAATTGAGGAAATTTGAATACAAAAGACATTAATGTAGAGACGAGAAAATCCTTGAAAATGCTTTAAAAGGATTCCTTTTAGTCCTTACTAATCTTCAGACTCTCTATCTCATAACACAAtttaccacccaaaaaaaaaaaaaaaaaaaagtctaggaATTTCTTTCTGAATATGACCAAATACCCAGTACTTGTAATTCATTATCGTTCGCTAAATTCTAAGATGGGTAATTATTGTGCGGTGGACATAAGCACTACAAATATCTTTGAAGCCATGTGCTTAATAATTTGTACACGACAAAACAGATAGGATATGTTATGAAAAAGTAAGAGATGTTTAGtacatgcatttaaaaatatgtattttgttgcttgaaaatatgtgtagaaATACGTaagatattatttaaaaactaaaaacatatatttgagTAGGAATATCAAACAAGACTTAAAAGACACTTAAAAATTTGTCAAGAAATTTCACATATGTTGACGTGACaaatattagtaaataaaagaataaaaatttgtaaatttaattgttgtgaaatttttttatgtaggtAATATtagttatttatattaattagtGGGACATGGCCATTTATGGGCCATCTAACCGCCACATGGCAGAGGTTGATTTGGTATAAATAGTCCAAAATGAGGGCAATATAgtaagaatgagagagagagatttgctTGTACATTCGTAGTACCTAGGAAgcatctacttaaatccaagacaatttaaaatttttattaatttgaaattgtttattttatgatttgagTTGTTCAGATTAAATGCATatgtattaattattattatctcCCAAACAgaccaaaaaatttattaccGTAGTCAGCCTCAAGGGCTCTACAAGTCAATGGaaaaatttgaaccttttttgacgatttcttctttttcccacaCAACATCGCCCCCACCTATGCTGTCTTTTAATTCCAAATACAACCAATGACATGTTACCAGTTGTAGTTTCTCTCAACTTAAACCCACTCTCCTTTTAAAGCGCGTGTTCTCAGTTTCTTAGGGTTCTACTCTAACTCATTCTAGATTGGGTATTCCAATTGGTCAAAATCTAATATGCAGGTAGCAAGTGGCAGCCATGTCTTCTTAATCTGGGTTTGGCTATCTTCTTATTTTGGGTCAAATTTAATATGAAGGTGTTTAGAACTGGCCATGTGTTGGTACCGTATCTAAGTGTTTAAAAGCAGTCACATATCGACATCATATTTGATTCAGTATACTAGAATATTGAACTTAAATTCtacttttttaattgtactTGATTGGACCATAAATAAATTGTTGCAagaaacttatcaaaaaatataattaaatagttaataaattataaaccaccaataagaaatatattttgATTACAATATCTTAATTGTCTTAACAAATTGCCTAACCTCATACTAAATATCCAAACAAGTTGGACCAAGTTCGCTTTTCATCATGGattctctaatttttcaatGATTTTAAAACATCAATGTTTTCTCATTCCACATCATTATATTtgctaccaaaggatgatgattTGATAAAACAAAGATGTTAATTGTCATGTGGAGTACAAAGCAAGTTGAGCCCATCTACGACCATTAGAGTTCActctaaaaattgattaaactatgtttgaagaaaaagaataaagccAAACTTTGTTTaagtataattatatatttaaagagaCACTTAAAATACTCTTTGAAAGGGTAGAGTACACATCTTAGAAAATAACCCATTCTCATTTAATTGATCTACTTGAATGAAAACAATTATCTGCATAAAGAAGCATCTATGATACTTTGATAGCATTCTTCTAACTAAAAACTGAGATTGAAGGATAAACAATTATCCTGAATGAGTTGAGATGTCACAGTTTTTAAGCTGGGATGGacctcacaagtcacaacccAAAGATCAAACTCTCCATAAAGCAAATAAACCAATATAAAAGTAGTAGTAGTACGTACTTTGTTTGGCATGTTAAGTAGTAACACTTGAACACacttttctctcactttctcagaCTCCTGTTGGAACGTGTTTCTCACACTCCCAACAGTAACGCGTGGAGAAGTAAGGCAAAGGCAGCCACAACCAAGAGACCTAAAGTGCCCACCAAAACATTTCTTACCAAACCAAAGAAAGTAACAAAGTCctcctcatctcatctcttaaatcccataaaaaacacacaaaagtCACAAACGcatacacacacactctctctctctctctctctcctcctctaTTCAAagcttttctcttttatatttttctctcaaaaactcaggcgcaaagagagagagagagaaacatagAAATGGAATCAACAATCTTTCATAGAAACCATGAAAACCCAACCTTTTTGCCATCACCAAACAGCCACAGCTCAAACAGTAGCACCAGTAGCAGTGGCAATGGattccaacaacaacaacaacagcaacagcaacagcaacagcaacccACACCACCTCCAACACCACCATCATTTCCACACCAAGCACCAAAACCCATCACCAGATCCGAATCCGCCAACCCTTACCCGACTACCTTTGTCCAAGCAGACACTTCCTCCTTCAAACAAGTAGTCCAAATGCTCACCGGATCCTCCGAGACTGCAAAGCAAGCATCTCTatctaacaacaacaacaacaactcaGTACCCGACCCGCCATCCAAGACCCATATCCCACCCATCAAATCCATGATGCCCAAGAAGCAAAACCAATCCGGGTTCAAACTGTATGAGCGTAGAAACTCCATCAAGAACCTCAGGATCAACCCCTTGATCCCAATCTTCGCCGCTTCTGGTTCTTCACACAATTCCCTATCTGGGTTTTCGCCACGTAAGCCTGAGATCCTCTCTCCGAGCATTCTTGACTTCCCTGCACTCGCTCTCAGCCCGGTTACTCCTCTCATACCCGACCCGTTTGACCGATCCGCCAATGCTAAGCCGGGTTTGGACACCGAAGCTGAGGAAAAAGCCATTAAAGAGAAGGGCTTTTTTTTGCATCCATCGCCAAGCACTACACCCAGAGAATCGGAGCCACCACGGCTTTTGCCTCTGTTCCCAACTACTTCGCCTAGAGTTTCAGGTTCTTCGCCTCCTTGAAATTTCagaaaaacgaaaaaaaaattatttttaattttgtgtaaGATTTTATGTATTACTATTGGCATTGATAATATGGATgcaaaaatggtataatttGTAATGGGATATTTGCAGAGAATGAGAGCAATCTTGCTTCAATTGTAgaatttttatgtgtgaatgtGTCgtgagttttatttaattttttttttgggactgcTTGGTTGCTGACAGagttgaagagagaagaaaagaaaggaaaatcatttttacttttattcttttcttctacTATTGAGTGATTTTTGTGAATGGTGTTGTTTGAGCATCTAGGAAGTAAAGAATTCACATAAGAATTAtggcccctttttttttttattgatagtTAGTAATGAAAGAATTGTAGCCAATTATGTTGTATGAAGCTTAGTTGACTGGGAATTAAATTTGTGATTAACTTGAgtgaaaattcaataattaaaactatttttttaataaaataacacaTTTATCGATATACCTTAATTATAGTTCTAAGATCCATGGAATGGAGGATGAATGAAAAccccaaaataaatttttaaaaaaaaataatttttttttctttaaaaaaaaaaaaaaaagtttgttaggATCACCATAAATTGCATGGGAGAATCTTAAGTCATCTGGCTCTACTCTCAATTCTTTCAATAAATGCTGAAATGAATACTGAGATCTAATTCAGTAACAAACATTGTAAGAAGTGCagagtaagagagagagagagagagagagagagagagagggatcgTGGAAAGTTTGATCATATCAATGGCAAAAGCAGCTTTGAGCTAGCTGTCAATAGAAAGAGTAGAAGAATGGGCAAGGAATCTTGAcccttttgttgtttttctgaGAGTGAGTGAGGGAAAGATGCCAGGTGAAGCAGGCAGGCTTTCTATATTATGTGGTTTGGTTTACAAAAACAAACTCTGGTCTTTTTTATGTCATTTTATAGTGTATTCCCCTGTTTTATAAGGCAACTATGCCCACAGTTTATAGGCCTGTGGTAGATCTATTGGATAGGTGATGGGTCTGAACCAAAATTGTTCTCCTGCTGCAGAGTTTATTGTTATACTTATGTCAGTCAAGCTAGCTTAAGCAATATGTGATCTATTTGTAACTTTAAATTGACAATTGGtcactttttcttttgcatAGAATGGGGGGTCAAAATGGGGTGGGGTCTagaataaatcaataaatccaTTGGTGCTGATGACCATAGTAGTACAGTTTGAGCCACATGAGAATTTTGATATTAAAAGGGGACCCATCAAATTTAGCAGCCCACAAGGTGAGTTTCACAAGTCAAGGTCCTTTGATACTAAGCTTTGAAATTGAATTACCTGTAAAAAGAGCAATCATGCAAATGTGGTTCCTTCTTTGAATCTTAATACTGTTTTGAGTTTGCTTTTTGACTCGAAAGGAGACCAAAAACTGTGGTGAATGGGGAcattaggaaaagaaaagaatgcgTAGGAGGGGAAAGTGGGACTTGTGATgatgaaaggaaagaaaagagagagagaaagcagtGATGAGAATGGGAAAGCCAGAAAACATGGCGTGGTGTGGCctctttgtgtttttgtctgtttgtttctttctttgtctgTTTTCGTGAGTATGATTTTGTAGAATTTGCACCCTCTGGGTGTTGGTTcattaatttggaattttgattCTTCCATGTGCACTCTTTGGACACTCTTTTGTCCTTTGCTACCCCCATCACGCTCATCTTCTTCTCTAAATTAAAGGTGCAGATTACATCTAACACCTAGTCTGTCCGAGCTTATTCGGTTTATGTCTAATTTTTTAAAGCTTTATTTGtgtttactttattatttttgaacCCCATGAGCcaatgaaaatgagagagagaaagaaagagatccAATATTTACAATTTCCATGGTTGTAGATGGACATTACTTGTCAGACCTCTATAATCTAGAAGCATGATAATTTAGACTACGTATATGTACAGATTGTTAGAGCATTTTCTGCCATCTCTTCAAAATTTCACCCAAATTTAAAGCATCTTCTAGCCACCTTTCCAACCATTTCTATATCCTATCTCTATCttattaaaagaataaattatttttaattattttttctctgaatttttatttatttattttttttctacccAAACTCCACCCacatagatagagagagagaggtggcgCTCCTCTATTTTGCCCACCCGTCTTCTTTGCTGCTCTCTCGTCCTTGCCACTCCACCATCACTCTTATACGTGTTGCTTTTGTCCTTGCCACTGGTCATTGCAGTTGTCCTATCTCCACCATCTCATTATCATACTCGTCCCTCCATAGCTATGTCGCCATCCTTGCCAATCTCCtccaaggagagagagagagagagccttgTTCAATATTTTAGATCTAACAATTCTTTGGGCTAAAGCCTAAAGTAGCTCTACAAGTGTGAAGTGTCACTTCGATGCCGTAAGTTGGagtgaaatttaattttgagcCTTGGTTTTGGGTTGATTGTTTTTTCAACCTATTTGATCCAATCTAACTcaccatatatataaatttattttattatacttattgtaatttttagtttaatttattttggcatTTCAGGAATTAGTTTAAATGAAATTAGGATATAATTTAGGTATATGATgtgaattgtaataatttattgaaaacaaaGTGTTTAAAAAGTCCAacttttggacaaaatttggctttaaacttttttttttttcgaaccCTCTACATGGATATTTATAAggctataaataaataaataaatatatatatatatatatatatatgtatgtattattttaaaaaagttgcataactcattaaaaaatttcatgtgactaaaactacacatCTGGAAGGTCTCTTTAATTGCCACATAATGGGTTACAGGAAGATAGTTTCAAACTTGTTTGGAACTAAACTTTTTCTCTACTTGTTTACAAGATATTAAACATGTAAATACAATTCACTAATTTAACCAAACCTAACTTAACCCAAACTGACCTATGTGTGTTGGGTTGATAATTTCCTAACCTAAAAGGTCCGGTACAGTTGAAAACATATATCTTCCAACATGATTTATGCATAGTTGATCACGCCTAATTAGAGATGCTCCTAGTTGCTGAATCTCTCAAAACCAACACACACAAACTTAACCAAACCTAACTTAACCCAAACTGACCTATGTGTGTTGGGTTGATAATTTCCTAACCTAAAAGGTCCGGTTCAGTTGAAAACATAGATCTTCCAACATGATTTATGCATAGTTGATCACGCCTAATTAGAGATGCTCCTAGTTGCTGAATCTCTCAAAaccaatacacacacacacgtacaTACTCCACTCTTgatgttaaaagaaaaattgaccCTGTGACATACACACACGTACATACTCCACTCTCGAGATTAAACATTAAAGGGAAAGGATCCACTATATTAAGTAAACATGTTGGTGTGGGTTCCTATtaactcaactaataaagtttttgatgattgaataaaaaatttggggtttaatCCTCGTCTATacaaaaaactgattgatattttggtctgataataaagagttatcattagaAGTgaacgtcataagttgaaattctctcaAAAGAACGGTCCAAGAAAAAGATCCACTATATTAAGTAAACATGTTGGTGAAGGACGGtctatgaaaaataaaagttaaatgcACTAAGTCCCTACATTGATGTGTAAAGATTTCACATGTAATGCGTTGGTCAAAAGATTTTGCCCCTAGATAACAAACAAATGATGTGCAAAATTTCCACTGTATGATTACCGATGATTCGCACtaccaaaagataaaaaagaaaaactctttgTAATGAAAGCTTGCGAAGTTTAATCTTTCTTTAAGGATTTGTGTCCCCTCTGCATCCCTTTAAATTAGTACTTCGTTTGATGCTCCTATAACTACTGTTGGCATATTAGAGAGATTGACGATTTTATTTTATCACTATGGATGTCATACGTGACATATTgaacaaattgatgaaaatAGAAAACTCCATTTTTAGACAACTCTAggctttaattaaattctatagagtttgaatttattattatccGGCCTAAATGTCGTTTAACTGGTAGGCAATTCTTTGTGTCTCCAACAA encodes:
- the LOC115988625 gene encoding VQ motif-containing protein 4, with the translated sequence MESTIFHRNHENPTFLPSPNSHSSNSSTSSSGNGFQQQQQQQQQQQQQPTPPPTPPSFPHQAPKPITRSESANPYPTTFVQADTSSFKQVVQMLTGSSETAKQASLSNNNNNNSVPDPPSKTHIPPIKSMMPKKQNQSGFKLYERRNSIKNLRINPLIPIFAASGSSHNSLSGFSPRKPEILSPSILDFPALALSPVTPLIPDPFDRSANAKPGLDTEAEEKAIKEKGFFLHPSPSTTPRESEPPRLLPLFPTTSPRVSEWGVKMGWGLE